In one Tripterygium wilfordii isolate XIE 37 chromosome 22, ASM1340144v1, whole genome shotgun sequence genomic region, the following are encoded:
- the LOC119992240 gene encoding nudix hydrolase 8-like isoform X1: MEWKILCPKTTSAEIVPMRTTCSSQASSLRHFSGVGFSPQSCSSKDSGLCSGSQLKVTCSSISTKSQWLKYDSNSADQENPVAGKYVYDKINGSNGTRISLYPSNDNVRVLHGYDDEYGGVVIDPDRLPANTNTFASTLRFSLSHWKTKGKKGIWLKLPVEHSEFVPVAVKEGFQYHHAEKGYVMLTYWLPGGPCLLPANASHQVGVGGFVINERNEVLVVQEKYCAPASASLWKIPTGFILESEEIFTGVVREVKEETGIDTEFVEVVAFRHAHNLAFDKSDLCFVCILRPLSTQIIVDDSEIQDAKWMPLMEFVQQALIEGDSMFKKIVDICIDRLGMRYCGLSAHQVISTFDGKPSSLYYNVTEPQDFNCIGS; encoded by the exons atgGAGTGGAAGATCCTCTGTCCAAAGACCACATCTGCAGAAATAGTCCCTATGCGAACAACTTGTTCGAGCCAGGCTTCCAGTTTAAGGCACTTTTCTGGTGTTGGATTCTCTCCACAGTCGTGTTCCAGCAAAG ATTCAGGGTTGTGTTCAGGGTCGCAGCTGAAGGTAACTTGCTCAAGTATCTCTACTAAAAGTCAGTGGTTAAAGTATGATAGTAATTCAGCAGACCAAGAAAACCCTGTGGCTGGAAAGTATGTGTATGATAAGATAAATGGAAGTAATGGGACACGTATCAGTTTGTATCCCAGTAATGACAATGTGAGAGTACTTCACGGCTATGACGATGAATATGGGGGAGTTGTCATTGATCCTGACAGATTACCAGCTAATACCAACACCTTTGCTTCTACGCTTCGTTTCTCGCTTTCTCATTGGAAAACGAAG GGAAAGAAAGGAATATGGCTTAAGCTGCCAGTGGAGCACTCAGAGTTTGTTCCTGTTGCCGTAAAA GAAGGCTTTCAATACCACCATGCAGAGAAAGGATATGTGATGTTAACATATTGGCTTCCTGGAGGACCTTGCTTGCTTCCAGCGAATGCTTCACATCAAGTAGGCGTTGGAGGATTCGTCATCAATGAAAGGAACGAG GTGCTCGTAGTACAAGAGAAATACTGTGCTCCAGCTTCTGCCAGCCTCTGGAAAATACCCACCGGCTTCATCCTTGAG TCCGAAGAGATTTTCACTGGAGTTGTACGAGAAGTGAAGGAGGAAACTGGT ATTGACACGGAGTTTGTGGAAGTTGTCGCATTCAG GCATGCTCACAATTTGGCTTTTGATAAGTCAGATTTGTGCTTTGTCTGCATACTAAGACCCCTATCAACTCAGATCATTGTTGATGACTCTGAGATTCAAGACGCTAAG TGGATGCCGCTAATGGAGTTCGTGCAGCAAGCACTAATCGAAGGAGACTCCATGTTCAAGAAAATTGTTGATATTTGCATTGACCGGTTGGGGATGCGCTACTGTGGTCTGTCTGCTCATCAAGTTATCTCCACATTTGATGGCAAGCCATCCTCCCTGTATTATAATGTTACTGAACCTCAAGATTTCAACTGTATAGGCAGCTAA
- the LOC119992240 gene encoding nudix hydrolase 8-like isoform X3 — translation MEWKILCPKTTSAEIVPMRTTCSSQASSLRHFSGVGFSPQSCSSKGSQLKVTCSSISTKSQWLKYDSNSADQENPVAGKYVYDKINGSNGTRISLYPSNDNVRVLHGYDDEYGGVVIDPDRLPANTNTFASTLRFSLSHWKTKGKKGIWLKLPVEHSEFVPVAVKEGFQYHHAEKGYVMLTYWLPGGPCLLPANASHQVGVGGFVINERNEVLVVQEKYCAPASASLWKIPTGFILESEEIFTGVVREVKEETGIDTEFVEVVAFRHAHNLAFDKSDLCFVCILRPLSTQIIVDDSEIQDAKWMPLMEFVQQALIEGDSMFKKIVDICIDRLGMRYCGLSAHQVISTFDGKPSSLYYNVTEPQDFNCIGS, via the exons atgGAGTGGAAGATCCTCTGTCCAAAGACCACATCTGCAGAAATAGTCCCTATGCGAACAACTTGTTCGAGCCAGGCTTCCAGTTTAAGGCACTTTTCTGGTGTTGGATTCTCTCCACAGTCGTGTTCCAGCAAAG GGTCGCAGCTGAAGGTAACTTGCTCAAGTATCTCTACTAAAAGTCAGTGGTTAAAGTATGATAGTAATTCAGCAGACCAAGAAAACCCTGTGGCTGGAAAGTATGTGTATGATAAGATAAATGGAAGTAATGGGACACGTATCAGTTTGTATCCCAGTAATGACAATGTGAGAGTACTTCACGGCTATGACGATGAATATGGGGGAGTTGTCATTGATCCTGACAGATTACCAGCTAATACCAACACCTTTGCTTCTACGCTTCGTTTCTCGCTTTCTCATTGGAAAACGAAG GGAAAGAAAGGAATATGGCTTAAGCTGCCAGTGGAGCACTCAGAGTTTGTTCCTGTTGCCGTAAAA GAAGGCTTTCAATACCACCATGCAGAGAAAGGATATGTGATGTTAACATATTGGCTTCCTGGAGGACCTTGCTTGCTTCCAGCGAATGCTTCACATCAAGTAGGCGTTGGAGGATTCGTCATCAATGAAAGGAACGAG GTGCTCGTAGTACAAGAGAAATACTGTGCTCCAGCTTCTGCCAGCCTCTGGAAAATACCCACCGGCTTCATCCTTGAG TCCGAAGAGATTTTCACTGGAGTTGTACGAGAAGTGAAGGAGGAAACTGGT ATTGACACGGAGTTTGTGGAAGTTGTCGCATTCAG GCATGCTCACAATTTGGCTTTTGATAAGTCAGATTTGTGCTTTGTCTGCATACTAAGACCCCTATCAACTCAGATCATTGTTGATGACTCTGAGATTCAAGACGCTAAG TGGATGCCGCTAATGGAGTTCGTGCAGCAAGCACTAATCGAAGGAGACTCCATGTTCAAGAAAATTGTTGATATTTGCATTGACCGGTTGGGGATGCGCTACTGTGGTCTGTCTGCTCATCAAGTTATCTCCACATTTGATGGCAAGCCATCCTCCCTGTATTATAATGTTACTGAACCTCAAGATTTCAACTGTATAGGCAGCTAA
- the LOC119992240 gene encoding nudix hydrolase 8-like isoform X2: protein MEWKILCPKTTSAEIVPMRTTCSSQASSLRHFSGVGFSPQSCSSKGLCSGSQLKVTCSSISTKSQWLKYDSNSADQENPVAGKYVYDKINGSNGTRISLYPSNDNVRVLHGYDDEYGGVVIDPDRLPANTNTFASTLRFSLSHWKTKGKKGIWLKLPVEHSEFVPVAVKEGFQYHHAEKGYVMLTYWLPGGPCLLPANASHQVGVGGFVINERNEVLVVQEKYCAPASASLWKIPTGFILESEEIFTGVVREVKEETGIDTEFVEVVAFRHAHNLAFDKSDLCFVCILRPLSTQIIVDDSEIQDAKWMPLMEFVQQALIEGDSMFKKIVDICIDRLGMRYCGLSAHQVISTFDGKPSSLYYNVTEPQDFNCIGS, encoded by the exons atgGAGTGGAAGATCCTCTGTCCAAAGACCACATCTGCAGAAATAGTCCCTATGCGAACAACTTGTTCGAGCCAGGCTTCCAGTTTAAGGCACTTTTCTGGTGTTGGATTCTCTCCACAGTCGTGTTCCAGCAAAG GGTTGTGTTCAGGGTCGCAGCTGAAGGTAACTTGCTCAAGTATCTCTACTAAAAGTCAGTGGTTAAAGTATGATAGTAATTCAGCAGACCAAGAAAACCCTGTGGCTGGAAAGTATGTGTATGATAAGATAAATGGAAGTAATGGGACACGTATCAGTTTGTATCCCAGTAATGACAATGTGAGAGTACTTCACGGCTATGACGATGAATATGGGGGAGTTGTCATTGATCCTGACAGATTACCAGCTAATACCAACACCTTTGCTTCTACGCTTCGTTTCTCGCTTTCTCATTGGAAAACGAAG GGAAAGAAAGGAATATGGCTTAAGCTGCCAGTGGAGCACTCAGAGTTTGTTCCTGTTGCCGTAAAA GAAGGCTTTCAATACCACCATGCAGAGAAAGGATATGTGATGTTAACATATTGGCTTCCTGGAGGACCTTGCTTGCTTCCAGCGAATGCTTCACATCAAGTAGGCGTTGGAGGATTCGTCATCAATGAAAGGAACGAG GTGCTCGTAGTACAAGAGAAATACTGTGCTCCAGCTTCTGCCAGCCTCTGGAAAATACCCACCGGCTTCATCCTTGAG TCCGAAGAGATTTTCACTGGAGTTGTACGAGAAGTGAAGGAGGAAACTGGT ATTGACACGGAGTTTGTGGAAGTTGTCGCATTCAG GCATGCTCACAATTTGGCTTTTGATAAGTCAGATTTGTGCTTTGTCTGCATACTAAGACCCCTATCAACTCAGATCATTGTTGATGACTCTGAGATTCAAGACGCTAAG TGGATGCCGCTAATGGAGTTCGTGCAGCAAGCACTAATCGAAGGAGACTCCATGTTCAAGAAAATTGTTGATATTTGCATTGACCGGTTGGGGATGCGCTACTGTGGTCTGTCTGCTCATCAAGTTATCTCCACATTTGATGGCAAGCCATCCTCCCTGTATTATAATGTTACTGAACCTCAAGATTTCAACTGTATAGGCAGCTAA